The following proteins are encoded in a genomic region of Actinomadura sp. NAK00032:
- a CDS encoding Crp/Fnr family transcriptional regulator translates to MSGYGASSPRPGFWAALNPAQRSALREAARPRQYPVKAPLVYQGDESDHVIVIERGWAKVTSSTADGHDVVLAVRGPGDLIAESAVLGGRPRAATVTALSPIRALVVPAARFTGFLDEHPDVWMLVTGTFVQRMDDSDRRLTAHVASRGPQRLAALLTHLAELSAHHAPPAPDGSIEIGPPLSQEELGSWMDASRETVARALNGLRRQGLIRTGWRRITVVDLPGLREFAKEED, encoded by the coding sequence TTGTCAGGGTACGGGGCGTCCTCCCCTCGACCGGGTTTCTGGGCCGCGCTCAACCCCGCGCAACGGTCGGCCCTGCGCGAGGCCGCGCGCCCCCGGCAGTACCCGGTCAAGGCGCCGCTGGTCTACCAGGGCGACGAGTCCGACCATGTGATCGTCATCGAGCGCGGCTGGGCGAAGGTCACCTCGTCCACCGCCGACGGCCACGACGTGGTGCTGGCCGTGCGCGGCCCCGGCGACCTCATCGCCGAGAGCGCGGTGCTCGGCGGCCGGCCGCGCGCCGCGACCGTCACCGCGCTGTCGCCGATCCGCGCGCTGGTGGTGCCCGCCGCCCGCTTCACCGGGTTCCTCGACGAGCACCCGGACGTGTGGATGCTGGTCACCGGCACCTTCGTGCAGCGGATGGACGACTCCGACCGGCGGCTCACCGCGCACGTCGCGAGCCGCGGCCCGCAGCGCCTCGCCGCGCTGCTGACGCATCTCGCGGAGCTGTCGGCCCACCACGCCCCGCCCGCGCCGGACGGGTCGATCGAGATCGGCCCGCCGCTGTCGCAGGAGGAGCTCGGCAGCTGGATGGACGCGTCCCGGGAGACCGTCGCGCGCGCCCTCAACGGCCTGCGCCGCCAGGGGCTGATCCGCACCGGCTGGCGCCGGATCACCGTGGTCGACCTGCCAGGCCTCCGCGAGTTCGCCAAGGAGGAGGACTGA
- a CDS encoding DUF427 domain-containing protein has translation MSLTMRPGPLAGSPGDEVNFTIDGPKHRLFMHRFPRRVHAWFAGEVVLDTERGGFLHETGLLPVLYVPEEDVRTDLLVRTDHTTHCPFKGDAAYWTIRAGGREAENAVWAYPEPNGETPWLRGLMAFYWEPMDAWYDEDEEVHGHLRDPFHRVDARRARRHVRVLRDGEVVAETEHPIVLSETGLPNRYYIPAEDVRRELLTRSRKRTVCPYKGEATYWSLEGAGDAAWSYEEPLEDAAKIAGYLSFDHEALTIESEPPPGA, from the coding sequence ATGTCCTTGACGATGCGGCCGGGACCGCTCGCGGGTTCGCCCGGCGACGAGGTCAACTTCACCATCGACGGGCCGAAGCACCGGCTGTTCATGCACCGGTTCCCGCGCCGCGTCCACGCCTGGTTCGCGGGGGAGGTCGTCCTCGACACCGAGCGCGGCGGGTTCCTGCACGAGACCGGCCTGCTGCCCGTCCTGTACGTCCCCGAGGAGGACGTGCGGACCGACCTGCTGGTGAGGACCGACCACACGACGCACTGCCCGTTCAAGGGCGACGCCGCGTACTGGACGATCCGCGCCGGCGGGCGCGAGGCCGAGAACGCGGTGTGGGCGTATCCGGAGCCGAACGGCGAGACGCCGTGGCTGCGCGGCCTGATGGCCTTCTACTGGGAGCCGATGGACGCCTGGTACGACGAGGACGAGGAGGTCCACGGCCACCTGCGCGACCCCTTCCACCGGGTCGACGCGCGGCGCGCGCGCCGCCACGTGCGGGTGCTGCGGGACGGGGAGGTCGTCGCGGAGACCGAGCACCCGATCGTGCTGTCGGAGACCGGGCTGCCGAACCGGTACTACATCCCGGCCGAGGACGTCCGCCGCGAGCTGCTGACCCGCAGCCGGAAGCGGACCGTCTGCCCGTACAAGGGCGAGGCGACGTACTGGTCCCTGGAGGGCGCCGGGGACGCGGCCTGGTCGTACGAGGAGCCGCTGGAGGACGCCGCCAAGATCGCGGGCTACCTGAGCTTCGACCACGAGGCCCTGACGATCGAGTCCGAGCCGCCGCCCGGCGCCTGA
- a CDS encoding erythromycin esterase family protein, translated as MSPAMNHDAADAGDVQGAALPLEYEEDLDPLMDRIGDARCVLIGEASHGTHEYYAWRAALTRRLISERGFSFVAVEGDYPDCRRVGRSVTLAPGAPADPRDVLDAYERWPTWMWANEETAKFCRWLRGHNADLPPDDRAGFYGLDVYSLWESLRAVVDHLAEHRPEYLGTALEAYRCFEPHGEDPQAYGWNTALVPDGCADEVLALLTRLRTPAGAAGDGDPAERFDARQNAEVAAGAERYYRAMIGGGPESWNVRDVHMADTLDRLLEFHGARRGGGKAVVWAHNTHVGDARATDMAGAGMVNLGQLARERHGRDDVVVIGFAGGPGDVVAAPRWGGPMEVMRVPPPAHGSLEDALAGSELHRGMFIVPPEPDKPPFLTRTLGHRAIGVVYDPDRDPRQYVPTRLADRYDALCWFRITSALEPLHAEAARRGELETMPSGV; from the coding sequence GTGAGCCCCGCGATGAACCACGACGCGGCCGACGCCGGGGACGTCCAAGGGGCGGCGCTTCCGCTGGAGTACGAGGAGGACCTCGATCCGCTCATGGACCGGATCGGGGACGCGCGCTGCGTGCTGATCGGCGAGGCCAGCCACGGCACCCACGAGTACTACGCGTGGCGGGCCGCGCTGACCCGGCGGCTGATCTCCGAGCGCGGGTTCTCGTTCGTCGCGGTCGAGGGCGACTACCCGGACTGCCGCCGGGTCGGCCGCAGCGTGACGCTGGCGCCGGGCGCGCCCGCCGACCCGCGCGACGTCCTGGACGCCTACGAGCGCTGGCCGACGTGGATGTGGGCCAACGAGGAGACCGCCAAGTTCTGCCGCTGGCTGCGTGGCCACAACGCGGACCTGCCGCCGGACGACCGCGCCGGATTCTACGGCCTGGACGTCTACAGCCTGTGGGAGTCGCTGCGCGCCGTCGTCGACCACCTGGCCGAGCACCGCCCGGAGTACCTCGGCACGGCGCTGGAGGCCTACCGCTGCTTCGAACCGCACGGCGAGGACCCGCAGGCCTACGGCTGGAACACCGCGCTCGTCCCGGACGGGTGCGCCGACGAGGTCCTCGCACTGCTCACCCGGCTGCGCACGCCCGCCGGGGCGGCGGGGGACGGCGACCCGGCGGAGCGGTTCGACGCGCGGCAGAACGCCGAGGTGGCGGCGGGCGCCGAGCGGTACTACCGCGCCATGATCGGCGGCGGGCCGGAGTCGTGGAACGTCCGGGACGTCCACATGGCCGACACCCTCGACCGGCTCCTGGAGTTCCACGGGGCGCGGCGCGGCGGGGGCAAGGCCGTCGTGTGGGCGCACAACACCCATGTCGGCGACGCGCGGGCGACGGACATGGCGGGCGCGGGGATGGTCAACCTCGGCCAGCTGGCCCGGGAGCGGCACGGCCGGGACGACGTCGTCGTGATCGGCTTCGCGGGCGGGCCCGGGGACGTGGTCGCCGCGCCGCGCTGGGGCGGCCCGATGGAGGTCATGCGCGTCCCGCCGCCGGCGCACGGGTCGCTGGAGGACGCCCTGGCCGGGTCGGAGCTGCACCGCGGGATGTTCATCGTGCCGCCCGAGCCGGACAAGCCGCCCTTCCTCACCCGGACGCTCGGGCACCGCGCGATCGGCGTCGTGTACGACCCGGACCGCGACCCGCGCCAGTACGTCCCGACCCGGCTCGCCGACCGCTACGACGCGCTCTGCTGGTTCCGGATCACCTCCGCCCTCGAGCCGCTGCACGCGGAGGCGGCGCGCCGTGGTGAACTGGAGACGATGCCCAGCGGGGTGTGA